A stretch of DNA from Campylobacter concisus:
TTGAAATTTCAGATGTTCAAAAGCAAATGAATTTTGAAGTAAATGAGAAATTTCTGGCTTATTATGAAAGCGAACCCAAAGAAAATGAAAAATTTGACCTAAATGAAGTTAGTGAAATTTATGAACTCAAAAATATCTTTATCATTTTTTTAGAAGAAAAGATTCATCTAATAATCCCAAAAGATGAAGCTAGCTCAAAAATGATAAATGAGCTGGCTAAACTTTGCCATAAAGATATTTTGAAATTTGAAAATTTTAGTGCAAAGAGTATGCTTAAATAGCGCTTATTATAAGCTTTTCAAAATCCTCTGCACTCATTGGCTTGCCCCAAAGATACCCTTGCACCTCATCGCATCCAAGCTCTCTTAAAATTTCAAGCTGGGTTTCATCTTCGACGCCTTCAGCAATAGTCTTTAGCTCCACATTTTTAGCCAAAGCTATAACGCTTTTTACCACGTCTTTATCTATATCATTTTTAGCAATATTATCTATCAGCTCTTTAGCGATCTTTAGGCGACTCATAGGATATTTTTTGATGTAGTTCATTGATGAAAAACCGGCACCAAAATCATCTATGGATATGCAAATTCCTCTATTTGAAAGCTCAGATAACGCACTTTGCATCATCTCTTCGGCATTAACGAGGCTAGCCTCAGTGATCTCAACATCTACACAAGATGGATCGATGCCGTATCTATCTATATAGCTTAAAAATTTAGATGCAAAATTTATATTATCAATCTGTTTTGGTGAGATATTTATGCCTATTTTTAGGTTTGTATTATATTTCTCATTCCAAAAGGCCATTTGTTTTATAGCATTTTTTGCCACCCATTTTCCTATCGCATTGATAATCGAGCTTTGTTCGGCTATTGGGATAAATTTTGATTGATCTACCGGACCTTTTATAGGAGAGTTCCACCTAACAAGAGCCTCTGCTCCTACTATTTTTTTACCTTCTATTAGATACTGGGGCTGAAATTTTAGCTCAAATTCTTCATCAAAGCTTATGCTATTTAGCAATATTTCTATATAGTTTCTATCCTGAATCATGCTTTTTATATCACTATAAAAAACATACTTTTCAGATGCATCTTTCTTTGCTGCTTCTAGTGCTGCTTCTGATTGCATGATAAAATCATCAGCCAAAATTTCACTAGTTTGTGTCGAGCTAATCCCTATTTTCGCATCAAGTACAATTTTATAATCATCTATAACGATTGGCTCTGAAATAGCTTTTAGTAGATAGTGCAAAAATTCCCTGTAATGTACATTTTCGTTTTGCTTAAGAACAACGATGAAGTCATCTCCGCCAGATCTTGCAAATAAGGAATCGTTTGGTGGCAATATTGACTCAATGTTTAAAGCAAACTTTGCTATTACATCATCGCCGATATAGTGCCCGTACGAGTCATTTATCGCTTTAAAATGGTTTATGTCAATACTATAAATATCTATCTTTTCGCCAAGCGCCTTTGACTTTATCATTTCTTCAAGCCTTGCGATAAAATACTGGCGATTTAGAGCATTCGTTAGATAATCATATTTACTGATCCTTTGTAGGTGCCTATTTGTCTCTTCAAGCTCTTTTACTTTACTTTCTATCTGATTATTTAACACTTTTTTGATATGTATTTCACGTTTAATTAAAATATCCATCTTTCTAACATTAGAAAATGTATAAGATAATGCCCCGTACGCGAGCAAAGTAACTAAAATAGAAAATAACCATGTCAAATTTATCTTCCAAGAGTACAAGATCATGATCGTTAAAAGTACGGCAAAAACAAATAGCTTTTGTATTAAAATTTTATCAAAATCATTTCTAAGTGCCCTAAATTTTAGATTTGCCTCGCCCTCTCTTAAATGAAGTGTGGCAACAAATAACATAAAAAATGCACTCTTAAATACAATGTCATATCCAAAAAAGGATATTTCATCTATCCAAAAATCCATTGTAGTGGTAAAAATATCATAAACACTTATTACAATAAGCGCTATCAAGCATAAAAGTATAGATAGTCTTCTTTTTGAAAATTTAAGTGAAAAAAACGCAACAAATGAGGTACAAAACATAAATAAATCTATGGCAATGTAACTTAGATTAAAAAAATCTTTTTGGCTTAAAACTTGAGTTAAGCTTCTATCAAAAATCATAAACCACATAAAGCTAAAATATATTGCAGAAATAGAGACCGAGTCCACAAATACTTGCATTAAAAATAAATTTTTCAAATTTTTAATCAAAATATAAAAAGCAGAAAATGCAAACATAAAATATGAGACTACGTATGAGATTTGTATAAAATTGACTTTAGAAAGAAATCGTTTAAGAAAATCAACCTTATCATATAGCATCCACATAGTGTCTGATACTACCCAGCAAGTAAGACCTAGTAATATATATATCCAATATGTTTTTAAATTTCTTGTCTCTTTTAGCTTTAAAAATATAAATAATGTGATCATAAAATCAAATAGAGCAGTAATTATGTCTTCATAAAAACCACTAGCAATAAAATAACTAACAACATACACACAAAAAAGTACCGATATAAATAAAAAAGATGTTTGATTTTCGTTACTTATTTTACTTATCATGTTCCGTCTTTATATATCTTTCTCTTCCTTTTTGGCTAAGCTTTGCCACCTTTGCCACTCGCCACTTTCATCGACGTCGTTGCCGATAGCTTCGTATCTAGCGTAAAAATGCTCAACAAATTTCTTGCACTCTTCATCTTTTGGCAGATAGCTTAGCTCATCTTTTTGGCAAAATTTCTCCAAAAACGTGCTCGCATCATCTTTTTTAGCGTATGTTTGCGCTAGATCGAAGTAGTTTTGCAGGCAAATTTCTTTAAATTTAGCATAGGCTTGCTCGCTCATGTCCACACTTAGTTTTCCGTCAAACTCAAGCACTCCAGCCCTAAAAAGTAAGCTAAGATGTATGAGCCCCTCGCAGTAGTACGCCCTAACCTCATCGACCTTTCGCCACGCTATAAGCCCAACAGCACGAGCTATTAGCTCATGAAAGACGGCCATTTTGTACTCCGCCTCTTCGTGTAAAAAGAAATTTACTAACCCGCCAGTCGTCGCCTTATACTCCTCAATAAATTTAAAGACGCCGCTTTTATTCATACTCATCTCAGTATCAAGTCCGATAAAGAGGATGTGCCCAAACTCATGGCCAATGGTTGAGATTTCATAAACTTTTTTCCAAATTTTTGGCTTTAAAAATAAAATCTCTCTGCCAAAATCCAAAAACTCCTTGCTAAAAATTTCAGCCCCAAGCTTCATAAAAGGCTTTGCCTTTGCGCTTTCATAGACGTGATTTACAAAGGCAAAAATTTTCTTACCGCATTTTGCACTCACACTCTCATCATTTGGCACGACTTGAGCGCTAAAAAGTCCATTTAGCTCGGCACCATAATAGATCATCGGCACGCTTATATAAAGCTGCGTCCTAGCGATATTTTCGCTAACTGCCCTATTTGTCTCAGCGTTATCAAATTTTATCTTTTCGCAAACGCTTTTATAAGTTTTTGCCACTTTCTCTTTAAAATTATGCTCATCTATGCCCTCGCTATCGACCAGCCTGATGTCCCACTCAAGTGCGACTGCATGCGTGTAAGCGTCCTCGTAGTACTCTAGTGGATGGCCTGGCTGAAGTGCGCCTTTTACATCCATCCACGCTATCTCGGCTTCTTGCCAAGCGTTTATCACCTTTGCGTTGTCCTCTTCGCAAAAGGCATTTTGTAGCTTTTCAAGGTATTTTATGTATGATTTTTGCTCGTCATTTTGGGCTAAATTTCTTAAAATTTCAAGATTTTTAGCAAAGACACTTTTAAGCTCTCTCACCTCATCTTTAAAGGCAAGTGCGTAAGGCAAAAAGCTAAATTTCTCGCCTTCTTTTACTACCGCACCATACGTTCTATCAGCCCTTACGCCGTTAGCGTCACACTGAAATAAGCCGTTTTTAGTAATAAACTCATTTGCCTGGCTTAAATCTTTAAATTTAGCCTCAAATTCTTTGTTTGTAGTGTCGATAATACGATCCTGCCATGAAATTTGCCACGAATTTAGGCTTAGACCAAGCTCGTGCATAGCCTGCACAAAAGCTTGATTAAACTGATCTAAAATTTCCTCTTCTTTGGCCTTTTCTAAAAGCTTGGCGTGCAGATTTTCATATAAATTTCTAACGTAGACATACATTAAATTTAGTACGTTTTTTTGCTCGTCCTCGCCTAAATTTAGCTTTTTTAGCTCATTTTGAAGCGGATCTACTTTAAGATCTACTATCCTTCTTGCAAGGGCTAGTTTCTGACTTGGTGTGCCAGCAAGGCCACAAATTTTAACAGCCTCGTTTATGATATCATCGTCTAAATTTTTATAAATAGCATTTAACTTATTTTTTTGCTCTTTTGTAAGTTCGTTTAATCTTTTAAAATCATTCATATTTTTATCCCCTGAAGTTGCAAGATTTTAGCATAAAGCCTTAAAATTTGCTACAATCAACCAAAAATTTTAACATCTAAAAGGCAAAAAATGGATATTTTAAAGGATTTTGGTGAGCCACGTATCAAACAAGTTATGTTGCCAAAGGACACAAACTCGGCTGGAAATATCTTTGGTGGCTGGATAATGAGTCAGATCGATCTTGCAGGTGCTCAGGCTGCTAGAGAAATTTCTCCTGAACGTGTTGTGACCATTTCTATGAAAGAGATCATTTTCAAGCAACCTGTCTTTGTTGGCGATGTGCTAAGCTGCTACGCAAAGATCATCGCAGTTGGCAAAACATCAATAACAACACAGATAGAAGTAACTGCGCTGAGGCTAAATGACGGTGGTTTTAGAGAGACTATACATGTCACAAGCGCCATCGCAACCTACGTCAGTGTGACAAAAGATGGACATAAAAAACCTATAGATGAAAATCTAAAAAAACTTCACGGATTTTAAAAATTTGGTTGCATTTT
This window harbors:
- a CDS encoding acyl-CoA thioesterase; this encodes MDILKDFGEPRIKQVMLPKDTNSAGNIFGGWIMSQIDLAGAQAAREISPERVVTISMKEIIFKQPVFVGDVLSCYAKIIAVGKTSITTQIEVTALRLNDGGFRETIHVTSAIATYVSVTKDGHKKPIDENLKKLHGF
- a CDS encoding putative bifunctional diguanylate cyclase/phosphodiesterase, which codes for MDFWIDEISFFGYDIVFKSAFFMLFVATLHLREGEANLKFRALRNDFDKILIQKLFVFAVLLTIMILYSWKINLTWLFSILVTLLAYGALSYTFSNVRKMDILIKREIHIKKVLNNQIESKVKELEETNRHLQRISKYDYLTNALNRQYFIARLEEMIKSKALGEKIDIYSIDINHFKAINDSYGHYIGDDVIAKFALNIESILPPNDSLFARSGGDDFIVVLKQNENVHYREFLHYLLKAISEPIVIDDYKIVLDAKIGISSTQTSEILADDFIMQSEAALEAAKKDASEKYVFYSDIKSMIQDRNYIEILLNSISFDEEFELKFQPQYLIEGKKIVGAEALVRWNSPIKGPVDQSKFIPIAEQSSIINAIGKWVAKNAIKQMAFWNEKYNTNLKIGINISPKQIDNINFASKFLSYIDRYGIDPSCVDVEITEASLVNAEEMMQSALSELSNRGICISIDDFGAGFSSMNYIKKYPMSRLKIAKELIDNIAKNDIDKDVVKSVIALAKNVELKTIAEGVEDETQLEILRELGCDEVQGYLWGKPMSAEDFEKLIISAI
- the ciaB gene encoding invasion protein CiaB, encoding MNDFKRLNELTKEQKNKLNAIYKNLDDDIINEAVKICGLAGTPSQKLALARRIVDLKVDPLQNELKKLNLGEDEQKNVLNLMYVYVRNLYENLHAKLLEKAKEEEILDQFNQAFVQAMHELGLSLNSWQISWQDRIIDTTNKEFEAKFKDLSQANEFITKNGLFQCDANGVRADRTYGAVVKEGEKFSFLPYALAFKDEVRELKSVFAKNLEILRNLAQNDEQKSYIKYLEKLQNAFCEEDNAKVINAWQEAEIAWMDVKGALQPGHPLEYYEDAYTHAVALEWDIRLVDSEGIDEHNFKEKVAKTYKSVCEKIKFDNAETNRAVSENIARTQLYISVPMIYYGAELNGLFSAQVVPNDESVSAKCGKKIFAFVNHVYESAKAKPFMKLGAEIFSKEFLDFGREILFLKPKIWKKVYEISTIGHEFGHILFIGLDTEMSMNKSGVFKFIEEYKATTGGLVNFFLHEEAEYKMAVFHELIARAVGLIAWRKVDEVRAYYCEGLIHLSLLFRAGVLEFDGKLSVDMSEQAYAKFKEICLQNYFDLAQTYAKKDDASTFLEKFCQKDELSYLPKDEECKKFVEHFYARYEAIGNDVDESGEWQRWQSLAKKEEKDI